One Ranitomeya imitator isolate aRanImi1 chromosome 4, aRanImi1.pri, whole genome shotgun sequence genomic window, tacgcaggtcgcatgcggtccgcatacagatgtaggcggagataacagcggaggtgcggccgagggcggggcttcacggaggaagtccgcagcccgccgcacatcaggggagcGCAAGTGGGAAACCGGCCTTAGAAATATGCTTGGCACCAGGGTGAAAATTATCTTCATTGCTCCTAGGAACCACCAGATGTGCTGGTGTGACTTCAGTTACCACTGACAGCAGCGACTGTATTTTGATTGACAGATAGCTCTACAGTGCATAGGTGTAAAGCTAGCTTTCAATGTTCTAAGGCATTCTTACAGCCGCCGCTGTCAGTGCTGTGATCATTGAGCTTGCTGAGGTAGAGCAGACAAAGTCAACTCAGCCAGAAGGTTTGTGCTTTAGGATCCGTGTCAGAAACAGCAGTACAAACAGCTATTTACAGGAGTTGCACAGATTATGCAGCAAAGAAATGGAAGCAGATTGTTAATGAAAGTTGCTGAATTATGCATTTAGCAAGCAAACAATTTCAGTGTGAAGTTATACTGTACATGTCTTGCTTCAACTGAAAACAGGAAATACAATAGACGAATTCCAAAACAGACATGTAAAACCAACTTTGCTGAAAGCATGAATTCTTTTTTTTATGTCTTCTTGATCTTCAAGAAAGAAGAAAAATATAAAAGGGAATAGAAAATGATTTCCTTTTGATGACAGAGAATATGTCTTAACAATGTATAAGGAATGGATGTTTGTAGGTTAATTAGTAAACCAAGTTTGAATGTTTCTGaagcaactcaatccacaaaaccaCTAAAATCTATGAAAATAAGAAAAGTAGCTACAATTATTTGCTTCTTTTCTGCTTCATTCATTTCATCATTCATGCTATTAGGGTAAAGCATATCTATATCTGCACCTCACAATAGAGCAATACATTTAAAAAGGACAAAAAGTGGACAATTTTTGTGTTCCCGATGTTCCCGAgtattcttttatttttatttattgaatTATTTAAATTTGCCAGTTTGTACAAATTTTTATGATCTTCACCAAGGGGGCATTACTCACTGGATTTTCTGGGGACCAGAGTTTAGGTTACTTTGTATAACTACCCTGTGAGTAATATCTAATGAGAGTAAAAACCGTCCACGTTTGACaaagtgacaggtcttctttaagccCTTTTACTTCATTACAAAATCTATAACAGACCCCTGACCTACAATGTGTCAATCTTAACACTAGCACTGAAGGAATCTAGCCCCGATTCATCAATACCAAAGTTGTTCATGCAAGTCTTGATGAGGGTACGAGGTGGAGTCAAAGACGCCTGATTAATTTATAGGCGTGCGCCTCACCACAATTCATCATGAAGAGTGGACATCACAATGCCAATTTTGATGGAGCTGGTCAGAACTAGGGTGAAACTACAAAAGTAGCAAAACTTTTGCAGAACTTGATGTTTCTGGTGTAAACACTTTGATTAATTGGGACTTTACACACCAGCACCTTGAAGTGACCGGTAGCTTTGCACCTTTTATATTTATGCCCCTGTTTTGTCACATTATAAGCTCATCTCTGTCTGATATTGCCATCCAAGCACATCTGTGTTGAAAAAAGAGTCAGAGGTTCCGTGAAGATTTCTTACCTGAATGCCATATAGTCAACGTATTTAATTTACATTGttaaatctgccccagcgtgtcttgCTTCTCCAATATGATACATTTCAGTAGTAACTGGGTATTTACCTGATCCAGTTGTTTAGGTATTCTGGATTTAATTACAGTGATTAACTCAGAGAGGAAGGATTCTTTTACAGCTAATAATTAACTAAGCCCATGTCGAAGCAGACCAGAGAATACAAAAACAGACACATGTATTATTCTGACAATGTTTTATAGGCTTGTCAAACACTTAATTATAATTTTAACTAACCTACAATAACTGTTTATTTCCAATCCACTTCCATTTATCTAAATAATTTTAGCTAGCATGAGAATTTAGGTTGTTCTAAATATaatcacactagatggtggcctgattctaacgcatcgggtattctagaatatctatgtatgtatgtatatagcagccacatagtatatagcacaggccatgtagtatatagcagacaaatagtacgtggcctgtgctatatagtatgtggctgctatatacatacatacatattgtagaatacctgatgcgttaatacaggccacgcagtatataactgtggccacgcagtatataacagagcccatgcagtatataacacagcccacgtactatataacacagctcacgcagtatatagcagccacgcagtatataacacaggcgatgtagtatataacacaggccaaacagtatataacactggccacgtaatatatagcacagcccacgcagtatataacactggtcacgtagtatatagcagtcacgcagtatataacacagcccacgtagtatatagcagtgtgggcaccatatccctgtaaaaaaaatatttaaaataaaaaatagttatatactcacccgccgggatccagctaaGCTGTGCCGAGACGTGtgtggctgctgccatcttccattcccaggatgcattgaaaaattacccagatgacttagcggtctcgcaagaccgctaagtcttctgggtaatttcgcaatgcatctctgggaacggaagctggcggaggccgcgcgtgcctcggcggactacggaaggtgagaatagcagggttttttttaattatttttaacattacatcttttaactattgatgctgcacaggcagcatcaataataaaaagttggggacacacagggttaatagcagcgttaacggagtgcgttacccgcggcataacgcggttcattaacgctggcattaaccctgtgtgagcactgactggggggagtatggagcgggcgctgggcactgactggacggaagtagggagggactaataggactgtccccgtcgctgattggtcgcggcagtcaggacaggcagctggcgagaccaatcagcgacttgggatttccgttacagacagacagacggaagtgactcttagacaattatatagtagatttacaaAACAACATTGTCATTTAGGGCTCATGCTCATGTGAAAAGTGTGTGCATGGAGCCTGTAGGTCAGCACACAGAGTCCCTAAACACTCCATGTGCTGCCATATGGTGTCTCCATACAGCAGTTACTAAGGTTGGAATTACACAGGCAACTCTTTATGTAGTCAAACATAGGACTGGATATCAAAGATAAGAGAAGTGATTGCTAAAtgtcttttccttcacttttgatcCATTCTTGGCTTTGACTCAGAAAGCTGCATCAAACACTGCTCCAAAAAAGCATGTTGGAAGTCACACCGAATTGTCATTTTGGTATTACTTAAATATACAGACAAAACTACATTTAGTCATCAGATTATGAGCGTATAATTAAAAATGACAATCAATATGGTTGCACATTTTGTTTAACTTTTCATAATAAACTGTCACAGCAAAACCGAAAACTGGCAAACTTTGGCTTCTGCTTTAACTTCTGATTTATAAACAATAAACAATTTAGAAATTTTGCTTAAGAATCCTCTTGGATGCTCAAGAAAGTAGGGTATGTCAACTCGTTGGGACTCTTTATAgcctttactagggttgagcgacctttacttttataggatcgggtcgggtttcacgaaacccgactttttcaaaagtcgggtcgagtgaaatcggccgatcctataaaaaagtcggggtcggccgaaactcgaaacccaatgcagtgcattgggtttccaatggttcccagggtctgaaggagcggaaactctccttcaggccctgcgatccatatttaagtgtaaaataaagaattaaaataaaaaatatcgtaatacttaccctctgacgcgccctggtactaaccggaaccttccttccttcgaatcagcgcttccaggacctggcggtgacgtcgcggtgacgtcgcggcttgtgattggtcgtgcagccgcccatgtgaccgctcgcgcgaccaatcacaagccgcgacgtcaccgcgacgtcaccgaaggtcctggaagggctgattcttaggaaggaaggctgcccgaaagaagcagggcccgtccgagggtgagtatatacctaataggaatatactcaccctcggacgcgccctgcttctttccggcagccttccttccttcgaatcagcccttccaggaccttcggtgacgtcgcggtgacgtcgcggcttgtgattggtcgcgcgagcggtcacatgggcggccgcgcgaccaatcacaagccgcgacgtcaccgcgacgtcaccgccaggtcctggaagcgctgattcgaaggaaggaaggttccggttagtaccagggcgcgtcagagggtaagtattgcaatattttttattttaattctttattttacattaaatatggattccgataccgatttccgatattgcaaacatatcgggaatcgggatcggaattccgataccacattcagaagatcgccgacttcatggccgaccccacacaggggtcgggtcgggtttcatgaaacccgtttcgctcaaccctagcctttACCATTAGCAAAGCATTAAAATAGATAATTAATTAATCACTATTAACAAGGGAAGGCATCATATTACATTTCAGCAAGTATCCCTGTCAGTGCAGAGTTGACAGTTTTTACAgcatgaggatactactgcatcgcCATGCTGTACAAGCGATCAGCCAGCAAAAattatagtcccatagtgggacaaagttaaaaaaagtaaaaaaaaaaaaaaaaaaaaaagagtaaattattttaaataattgtaaaaatattaaaaaaaataaaaaataatcatgaaAAAATCTACCAGTAaatatattgtatctataaataaatatttatatgaaaaaaatataaaaaataaaagtacacaaatttgaCATCGCCGCAtctgcaacgacccgacctataacaaTGTCCTACTATttaacccttttagtgaacaccataaaaaaagctaaatagaaaaacaggcaaaaaataatgctttatcatcatactgccaaacaaaaagtggaattaaatgcgctcaaaaagacagatataaataaatatggCATTGCTGAAAACATCGTCTTGCACTtctaaaaacaagccaccatacagctccatcattggaaaaataaaaataaataaaaaaagttatagctctctgaatacagcgatgccaaaataattattttttctataaaatagtttttattgtgtcaaacagccacaaatcatgcacctGTGGGGACTTGAACATTatgtacgagcatgcccaagatacttggataacgctcgagcatgctcagataagatgttCTGCGAGCACGTACGCTCATCACTACaaacagcccaataagtgacacatccagcTGCTACTTCATGCTGCACTCATTTTGCAAAAAACTGCTGTCAGACTGCCTTTAAAGACTTCAACATTTTATGTCTGGAATATAAGCATTTTTTCTGGAATATAAGCATTTTTTTATTGTCCTGAAGTTTCTACACCATATACTTAATCTGCTGATTATAATAGAGCACGTTTAAAATTGTATTTTCTTAACAAACCCTCAACTTCTAAAGTATGCACTaattttatcttatttattttgtttcctTACAGTTCATCGCCTTTGCTTCCTTGTTCTTCATCTTGGTGTCTATAACAACGTTTTGTCTGGAGACCCATGAAGCATTTAATTCCATCATCAATAAAACTGAAACTGTGAATAATGGCACAGAAATGGTGTCATTAATTGAAATTGAGACTGACCCTGCATTGACATACGTTGAAGGAGTATGTGTGGTATGGTTTACATTTGAGTTTTTAGTACGTGTCACTTTCTGCCCTGACAAACTTGAATTCGTCAGAAATCTGCTAAACATTATAGATTTTGTGGCTATATTGCCATTTTACCTGGAGGTTGGACTAAGTGGGCTATCCTCCAAAGCTGCTAAGGATGTATTAGGATTCCTCAGGGTTGTGAGATTTGTCCGCATCCTCCGAATTTTTAAACTAACTCGCCATTTTGTAGGACTAAGAGTGCTTGGGCACACTCTTCGAGCTAGCACTAATGAATTTTTGCTTCTCATAATATTTTTGGCTCTAGGAGTCTTAATATTTGCCACAATGATCTACTATGCTGAGAGAATAGGTGCCAGTCCAAATGATCCATCGGCAAGCAAGCATACACAGTTTAAAAATATTCCAATTGGTTTCTGGTGGGCCGTGGTCACTATGACTACATTGGGGTATGGTGACATGTATCCCCAGACTTGGTCGGGGATGTTGGTAGGAGCACTATGTGCTTTGGCTGGTGTACTTACAATTGCAATGCCTGTTCCAGTCATTGTTAACAATTTTGGAATGTACTACTCCCTTGCTATGGCAAAACAGAAACTTCCAAGAAAACGGAAGAAATATATTCCTCATGGACCTCAGGCTGGCTCTCCTACATTCTGCAAGATGGATCTTAACATAGGATGCAACAGCACACAGGTGGATACATGCCTTGGTAAAGACAACCGGTTGATGGAGCACAACATGTCAGGTATGGTAGAAGAATAGTTAAACAGATCAAGTGCAATTACCAATCTTGGGATGTAGTAAAATGTTTGTTGGGACTGTATTGTGTTATATTAAAGACATTGTTGTTTTTCTTAGGTAACAAGAAGATACCATAATGTGAATTTTGGGTATATGTATATAACCATATTGAATATCATAACATAGAAGAATCACATAAaaaactagatttttttttttagaatgacttaagtcaagattattatatgtgATTAACAACTAATGTCAAAACTGAATCCAAAGAATATAAGAGAATACCATGCATGGTTTTAAGAGCCAGTTATTAGTATTTGTGGTATGCTTTTACAGATTTACGGCACATTACAGTTATTAAGATTTCAGTTAGTAAATTATTAAGAATACTCACAGTATGTTAACATTATGAAGTGTACATTTTAGAGTCTTGCTGAATTCTTATCTGAGCATACCGTGGGTCATGGTTACAACTATTTTCCTAACCATTTGGCCGGCAATGGTTTTTTTCAACATTTTGTACCTCTGATAACCAGACCAATGTTTCTACTTGACATGTAGAAATAAAATCTAAATGACCAAATAAAAGTTAAAATTAAACCTCAAAACATGTCGTATAtatttttggaaagtagacgcctgGCACATTGCCAATACACCATTCAGTGTTTTATACATGCAGCTGCCTACATGCAATTTTGAATCAAAGTGAATGTATTTTTGTAAAAATAAATGCATACTAATTAATATTCATGGTTAAATGTGTAACCCAACACTTATTTTGAAGGAAAGACTGGCACTACTACTCATGAAGTACACGTGTTTGAGGAAAGGATAGAAGTCCAGGATCAATGCAGACAGAAACCTGAGCACCTATAAGGGTGAGAGAGAGAACTTCCTTATGTAATAAGTCAGTATTGTTTTAATTTGATCCAACAAGAAATGGTCCAACATTTTGACCAACAACGGTCTGTATCAAGGACATCTGTATATTGGGAGAGCCGGGTACAGAGACCTGCAATTAACCACATCTACCCTATAACCAGCTCTCCCAACATACAGATGTCCTTGATAAAGACCGATATTGGTTAAAACATTGAACCATTTCTTGCCGTATCAAATTAAAACAATACTCACTTACAGTATTACATCAATAAGTTCTCTCTCTCATGCTTTTCACTGCTGAGGTTTCTGTCTACAAAAAATTAGACACACCATACTTCCATAAAAGAGAAGTTTGACATGTGCAGAGTGCATACATGCTGCTAAGGCCTATCTCTATGTTATTTTCtatacagtgacttgcaaaagtatttaCCCTCCTTGACATTTTTCAtgcttgctacctcacaacctggaatttcaaaggttttttgcatcagttcatgtaaagaacatgcctacaactgtgaaaaaCAAACTGACTGAAAACGTCAGTGCGCATAACTTTatgcccctaaagtcagtactttgtagagtctcCCTTTTCAAGTACAGCCACAAGTCTCTACGAGCTTTCCCCATcttaccactgggatttttgctcattcctCAAGACAAAAATGTTCCAGTTCCTTCAAGTTTCCTCTGGTGACCAGCAATCTTACAGTCTGACCACGGATTCTCAGTTGGATtaaagtctgggctttgactaaGCCATTCCAagtcatttacacatttccccttaaactacttgagtgttgctttagctaaatgctttgggtcattgttttgttggaagatgaacctccgtcccagtctcaaattactgtcagactaataataaataataatttttatttatatagcggcaaaatattccgcagcactttacaattaagcggggacatgtacaaacaatacattcagtacaagttaagacaatttaaacagtgacattaggagtgaggtccctgctcgcaagcttacaatctacaaggaaatggggggacacaacaggtgaaaagtgcttgttatttcaggtctggcaattataataaatagggattttcatacaaagctgcatgatccggtcatcagcccatgtgtttaagtgcaatagtcaagtatcaagtgcagttatgtgcatggagggtgtggagacaggtgaatagtagggtgcagattcagaataatatttggaaggagggaatagggcaaagttagtttactgagtagttgatgtggtaggcttgttcgtCAGGGGTCGAAGCCACTGAGTGTGGCGACACGCATCGGGTCAGCctaccccctgtctccactccccaggtggtcccgtgtgtgtccagcagcccttggctTTACTTTATAtgccgtgattgagctttggtcatctagccccagaggctttGGTAACCATGTGTATGCAtcttcagcatgggagtctctgcagctttggcacattgagtctcgtacttactctgctaatagatatattagtctttgaacctgattgtgccctcagctgggctggcTATCTACATctccatatgtatctttatttatttctatggcaattggggttcatgtctagatgactcattttttcatgtgtttgcaccatggatattgccttcattataacatggtgcatctaggcaatgtggatatccttacaagtcattgtgacacATGCTGAATGTGCTAGCTATATGACTATATGTGTACTTACCATTTAGCTCTCTTTTAATCAATATCTTCAGTATTtctttgtatgataaaataaggtgctgttcacatagacatcacactctGTAATAGTAAGGATTTTCTTTTTATTTGTCATCTGttgatactggggagttggctcatacagggggatggctccattttgggcctaagtgtaccatgtaaaggtcacatggatgaccaatgttttaaatgtttttaatgtgtgctctatgtggttttctgtgtccgtctatacacttttgaataaaatttgctctttttacttgatccgtgcctccggtgatccacggtttttggtctatttctttctcttttttttaaatggttcatatcatatagacctggttggatcccttggtATCTGTGGTGCCCCTCTATTTCTTATCAAGGTTGTAGTTATAGATGaccaaatatttcaatgtttggttcggattacgatcgccgaatttgcaatatttgccgatttaTTTGACAAATCTTCTCCGAACATTACCGAATGCCATACAAgtaaatgggaggcaaaaacaaatgcatacacaacaccttataatggcccaaAAAGCTGCACATGAAATGAggtacagacaccaggaaagtggcctcaattcactcacagtacaaattgcagcatggcactgcagcaatcagccagtcatgaggtatcggggtctgggccagcatttacagctttcaattgaacgtcgcaGCAAGACGAGATTGGTGAGGGATAGGTGTAGGCATCCTGTGCTAGGaggcctgataccacatgcaacagcacaACCTGATTTCATGCTCAGCCACCCTCAGGTGGCACAAGTATCATATAAATTTCGAAGACTTCTATtgccagaaaaatctaaggatagtaacaagaGTAGTTGActtcaaggaagtggaggcctaatGGTCTCAGAGGCCTATTGCGACAGGCAACACATATGAAGGAGACCCAATCAggaatctacacatttacaaaaattagtggcagacaccaacaaagtggcatcaattgcaatagagtagaactagtatagcgGGGACCAATACCTCTTCCACTacaaccaacccagcagatggatacTGTAGTGGGCAAGGTGGTGAAACCACTGTCCCTTATCCCTCAGAAAGTCTGGAGGGGAGTAACTAGGTGGCTTACCAAATCCCAACTCGGATAAGTGGCAGCAGGCGAAAACTGCGACCCAAAGAGGGACAAAGAGGTAGCACCAagtgctactccatggctgacctacagaaggtggcagctgaccccctacagtGGGTAAGCTGGTACAGCCTGAAGGCGTTATTAAGAATGCaagcaggcactgtagggactctggaacctAGAGTGCAGATGGAaccagctgaggaacagaaaagcaatggcaggtgcgggctggaaagggtgttagacagatgggcactggcaggtgcgatctggacctgctgatggacagaagagcacagacaggtatgagcagacaggcacagacaggtaagagcagatggatacagggtagacaagcagatggGCGACCTCGTGaatctgacaactagcaagcattcaaggcaaactaacaacgtagctaaggcacctccatattggaggagaagccttaaatagaaggtgttgcCCAACTATATGCTGGGAATACCCTAGGTAGATGTGGgtggtccctttaagagggagggagctcACGTGCACCCTAAGCATAGTACCCGGTCCTACAACTCAACTTTGGTGGACACCGATACATAGGgacgagatgaggaggtagtgtgtgagtggcagacactgaatgtcctgtctgttaggtacgaggagatcaaacaaagggccaagtctgtaatgtcaacagattaGAAAGTctatagtaagagggaatggtccactgtatcaaaAAGCAGATGCCaggagcaggagaaggaggaggacaaacttgTGTTGCTTtcatttggcagttagtaggttgttggtgactttagttagggcagtttcagtggaatggtgcagtcTGAAGCTAGATTGAAAGTggccaaagagggagcaggaggtgaggtgggaggacagttcaaaatggacgtttTGTTCCAATAGTTTGGAGGTATAGGGGAGAAAAGATAtgaggcgatagctagacacagaggatgggtcaaggatgggctttttgaggatgggtgtgattgaggtatTTTTCAATCAGGagtgaagacaccagttgttactgacaggttgaagaggtgggttaggcttgtgatgaagactgtggaaaagtttggaatgaggtgggaagttattgtgtcaagttcacaggtgatgaggcaaagtcttcggctcagatgagaggagagggagctGGTGGATGCAGGAgaaaattgaaagtactgaatagctgtttagggttgtgtgacaggtatgatatgagggataagaagtcggtttgttttgcagcatttttacaacttctgttactggatggatgCTCCACTCTCTTTGGCAGCCATACAGCGGtacactttgtagatgagggccagaaagaacatgtgatccagtagatggcaagcactgcatcaagtggcctctgctcctcttcctccaccttaacatcacacacagtacagtcctcagtggtggcaccccaattatccttgttttcccccacatcacaactctccaaccacccaactgacagatgggaaccacagatggctgagtatgtagatctcttcacacattgtatgccatgggtATCGGAAGTGTATtgtaaagattcacagagtcaagagaagg contains:
- the KCNC2 gene encoding voltage-gated potassium channel KCNC2 isoform X1 codes for the protein MGKIDENERIILNVGGTRHETYRSTLKTVPGTRLALLACDSQSDSGLDQQPVPGTFQGTCRGNEFFFDRHPGVFAYVLNYYRTGKLHCPADVCGPLFEEELAFWGIDETDVEPCCWMTYRQHRDAEEALDIFETPDLITGEPPPLDEDEEDLGKRLGIEDVVGPDGKTGRWRRLRPRMWALFEDPYSSRAARFIAFASLFFILVSITTFCLETHEAFNSIINKTETVNNGTEMVSLIEIETDPALTYVEGVCVVWFTFEFLVRVTFCPDKLEFVRNLLNIIDFVAILPFYLEVGLSGLSSKAAKDVLGFLRVVRFVRILRIFKLTRHFVGLRVLGHTLRASTNEFLLLIIFLALGVLIFATMIYYAERIGASPNDPSASKHTQFKNIPIGFWWAVVTMTTLGYGDMYPQTWSGMLVGALCALAGVLTIAMPVPVIVNNFGMYYSLAMAKQKLPRKRKKYIPHGPQAGSPTFCKMDLNIGCNSTQVDTCLGKDNRLMEHNMSGEDSSGSDQPLSPGERHPMRRSSTRDKNRRAGTCFLLTAGDYSCNTDGGIRKGYEKSRSLNNIAGLTGNALRLSPVTSPYSSPCPLRRSRSPIPSIL
- the KCNC2 gene encoding voltage-gated potassium channel KCNC2 isoform X3, which produces MGKIDENERIILNVGGTRHETYRSTLKTVPGTRLALLACDSQSDSGLDQQPVPGTFQGTCRGNEFFFDRHPGVFAYVLNYYRTGKLHCPADVCGPLFEEELAFWGIDETDVEPCCWMTYRQHRDAEEALDIFETPDLITGEPPPLDEDEEDLGKRLGIEDVVGPDGKTGRWRRLRPRMWALFEDPYSSRAARFIAFASLFFILVSITTFCLETHEAFNSIINKTETVNNGTEMVSLIEIETDPALTYVEGVCVVWFTFEFLVRVTFCPDKLEFVRNLLNIIDFVAILPFYLEVGLSGLSSKAAKDVLGFLRVVRFVRILRIFKLTRHFVGLRVLGHTLRASTNEFLLLIIFLALGVLIFATMIYYAERIGASPNDPSASKHTQFKNIPIGFWWAVVTMTTLGYGDMYPQTWSGMLVGALCALAGVLTIAMPVPVIVNNFGMYYSLAMAKQKLPRKRKKYIPHGPQAGSPTFCKMDLNIGCNSTQVDTCLGKDNRLMEHNMSGEDSSGSDQPLSPGERHPMRRSSTRDKNRRAGTCFLLTAGDYSCNTDGGIRKDNCKEVVITGYTQAEARSLS
- the KCNC2 gene encoding voltage-gated potassium channel KCNC2 isoform X2 — its product is MGKIDENERIILNVGGTRHETYRSTLKTVPGTRLALLACDSQSDSGLDQQPVPGTFQGTCRGNEFFFDRHPGVFAYVLNYYRTGKLHCPADVCGPLFEEELAFWGIDETDVEPCCWMTYRQHRDAEEALDIFETPDLITGEPPPLDEDEEDLGKRLGIEDVVGPDGKTGRWRRLRPRMWALFEDPYSSRAARFIAFASLFFILVSITTFCLETHEAFNSIINKTETVNNGTEMVSLIEIETDPALTYVEGVCVVWFTFEFLVRVTFCPDKLEFVRNLLNIIDFVAILPFYLEVGLSGLSSKAAKDVLGFLRVVRFVRILRIFKLTRHFVGLRVLGHTLRASTNEFLLLIIFLALGVLIFATMIYYAERIGASPNDPSASKHTQFKNIPIGFWWAVVTMTTLGYGDMYPQTWSGMLVGALCALAGVLTIAMPVPVIVNNFGMYYSLAMAKQKLPRKRKKYIPHGPQAGSPTFCKMDLNIGCNSTQVDTCLGKDNRLMEHNMSGEDSSGSDQPLSPGERHPMRRSSTRDKNRRAGTCFLLTAGDYSCNTDGGIRKVLYRIYHGFVTAEKGTMEFSHNKDYTGKNLLLVNGP
- the KCNC2 gene encoding voltage-gated potassium channel KCNC2 isoform X4: MGKIDENERIILNVGGTRHETYRSTLKTVPGTRLALLACDSQSDSGLDQQPVPGTFQGTCRGNEFFFDRHPGVFAYVLNYYRTGKLHCPADVCGPLFEEELAFWGIDETDVEPCCWMTYRQHRDAEEALDIFETPDLITGEPPPLDEDEEDLGKRLGIEDVVGPDGKTGRWRRLRPRMWALFEDPYSSRAARFIAFASLFFILVSITTFCLETHEAFNSIINKTETVNNGTEMVSLIEIETDPALTYVEGVCVVWFTFEFLVRVTFCPDKLEFVRNLLNIIDFVAILPFYLEVGLSGLSSKAAKDVLGFLRVVRFVRILRIFKLTRHFVGLRVLGHTLRASTNEFLLLIIFLALGVLIFATMIYYAERIGASPNDPSASKHTQFKNIPIGFWWAVVTMTTLGYGDMYPQTWSGMLVGALCALAGVLTIAMPVPVIVNNFGMYYSLAMAKQKLPRKRKKYIPHGPQAGSPTFCKMDLNIGCNSTQVDTCLGKDNRLMEHNMSGEDSSGSDQPLSPGERHPMRRSSTRDKNRRAGTCFLLTAGDYSCNTDGGIRKDEMLLNL
- the KCNC2 gene encoding voltage-gated potassium channel KCNC2 isoform X5 codes for the protein MGKIDENERIILNVGGTRHETYRSTLKTVPGTRLALLACDSQSDSGLDQQPVPGTFQGTCRGNEFFFDRHPGVFAYVLNYYRTGKLHCPADVCGPLFEEELAFWGIDETDVEPCCWMTYRQHRDAEEALDIFETPDLITGEPPPLDEDEEDLGKRLGIEDVVGPDGKTGRWRRLRPRMWALFEDPYSSRAARFIAFASLFFILVSITTFCLETHEAFNSIINKTETVNNGTEMVSLIEIETDPALTYVEGVCVVWFTFEFLVRVTFCPDKLEFVRNLLNIIDFVAILPFYLEVGLSGLSSKAAKDVLGFLRVVRFVRILRIFKLTRHFVGLRVLGHTLRASTNEFLLLIIFLALGVLIFATMIYYAERIGASPNDPSASKHTQFKNIPIGFWWAVVTMTTLGYGDMYPQTWSGMLVGALCALAGVLTIAMPVPVIVNNFGMYYSLAMAKQKLPRKRKKYIPHGPQAGSPTFCKMDLNIGCNSTQVDTCLGKDNRLMEHNMSGEDSSGSDQPLSPGERHPMRRSSTRDKNRRAGTCFLLTAGDYSCNTDGGIRKD